The nucleotide sequence TAAATCATTCAAGTTGagtcatttattttctgcaacTTTTCAAATATGCAGTACAAatgctaaattaatatttactGTCTAACTTCAGCCATTAAAAACTGTgcacattttttataattattctcCCAATCATTGAGCAAGGCACAGATATTCATccaactaaaaaaacaacaacacccaaatcaaattattaaaatgttatatgtTCCGCTCCCTATTACAAAAACACTAGCAGATTTGTAGTTTAAAACCAGtgttcacacaaacataaagagtAAATAACCATCGCCTGGGACTAACTATTGCATATTATGTGCAGCTTATTAATAGTGCATGGGAACATCTGTAATCACTAAATAATATTTGCAAGACAATGTATTTATGAGACACAAATACTAGtctaaaggaaaataaatattactgacTAGTTCGGAAAATTAAGcttatgatatttaaattataatgaGAGGAGTGTTGTAGGACAcattacatatttataaaacagATATTTGGTCACAACAATCTAAAAGCACTGACTTTTGAAGACAACCAACCAACTTCTTTAATGCAGTAcaagattatttttatattagaaGAAGCTAACATTATAGCCCTTTAtagctgcattttaaaatgaatacataACAAATCCCAAGCCATTTAGCTGATATCAGAACTAGTGTTTCAACTTAAACATATTTGCAGCATCATACATCTTAAGATATTGTACATCAAATATCTACCAAATCCTTGCAGTGTAGAGGAATGAAAGGAATGTTCTAATGATGAGTATAAGGCATAAATCTTAAccagagtattttttttagtgtccttcaaaacaataaacactgaTTGTAGGTAGGCTGATCTGCTAAACTGTCCCTCTCAAACCTGGGGGGAGAGTACAATATGGCTGTAATCAGGTTTTCTAAGACAGATACTTTTCTGTTGCAAACAGACTTTATGTGACCTGTGAGAGGTGCATATACAGTAATCTGCCTAATCAGTCTTTTGGTGTAGTTAATAGTGTATTAACTCAATGTGTCAACCAAATTGGCAGCTTGGCACACaggtccttcatgacaacaagCATGGCCTATTGATTACTACTTCATGTCACTTCCTTACAAAAGGAACTCAGCCTGTGAAACCATGTCAAACAAAAGTCTGCACTGGGGTGATAGATCGCGTAGGGGACCCTGGCCGCTCAGAGGATGACGAAGCTGACCGATTGGTCATCTCTCGCTGTAATTCGTCCACTCTTTTCTGCAGTTCAGCGCGCTTTGCTAACAGCTCCTTGTAGCGTTGGTGAACAGGTTCCTAGCAGAAGAAAGGAGTATTTATGGAGTGGAGTCAACTGTCCTTCAAAAACTCTGGATTTGAAACTTTCAATTAACCCATAAAAAACACCGGTTTTTGGCATACCTGAGGTCTCATGCGAGGGTTCCAGCGAATGTAGTAGCCAACCCAAAGCTCCAGGTGGCGTAAACTGACAACAGGGAATAGCACGTGATTGGAGTAGTTCACATACAAAGGATTGGTAAACTCCTCCATCTGACTATTAATGTAAGACCACAAAGATACGGTCCTCTTGGGAATctcctgtaaaataaaagtaaaattaaagttttaaagtactttattttgtcaaaatacataaaaggtGTACAAGGAAATGGCGTCAGATGatcagatggagggttagtccAGAGCTGCTGTGACTGAGTGTGCCACCACTATGGACCAACCTGACCTGTTCCCTAACACACGCTCATAAAAGTTGTCATGACAATGAATATTAAACAAACTTCCTGACCAACAACAGTGTTTTAGGTCACTCTCTATCCAATATTTTACATTCAATAATCAAATTTTGCAACAGAATCTACATTCTCTAAAGGCTTAGAGAGACAAAATGCTCTTACTTCTTTCAACCTCTGCTGTTCGCTGTTACACAGGAATGTGCCAAACAGGCAGCTGTACAGGTGTTCCAGAATTGTTACCAGGAAGTATTCGTTAAACTCGAAGGCTGCGGGAAACTGTCACAGAAACAgcttcattattatttttgaaattattaatgAGTTAATTATTTTGAAGACTTTTTCCATATTTCGGTGTCTATTATTACTTACCTGGCGAGTCAGCTGCCATACACAGTCAATAAACTGAATGAAAACAGGTGAACGGTCTGCATCTGTGTGGTTTTTATCACCGTGACCGATACGCTAAAAGCAACAAATGATAAGACGTGGTAATGCAACTGGAAAGGCAACCTGATCATATGCCGGAATTTCTAAAACAtgtatgaaaaatgttttaccagCTGGAAGCGGTGACCAAAGCTCAGCCACTCTTTCTCAAGCAGCACTTCAAAGCCGCGAATTGTGCGGTAGTAACCATCAAGCATGAGCATAGCCAAGGAGGTGAGCTGGGCTGTACGGTCCCATCCATCACTGCAGTGCACCACCACTGATGTTTTCCCAGACTCCACCTTGTCTGCAATCCGCAGAGCTCCTGCTAGGATCAGCTACAAACACAccaaaatacatacaaacactTGGTAAAGAGCCTGAATCATCTTAGTTTTTTAAGCTCAGTTGTCTCGTAGGTAATATTTACAGCGACGCATCTTTATGCTTACCTTGATGTGCTCAAGCCAATGAGTGGACTCCAGATTAGAGAGCCAGTGGGAGTCCTCGATATTAGGGTAGACCACATCTTTCAGCTTGCGGAGTGACTCCCTCATTACGTGGATATTGTGAATATCTAAGAACACCAGTTCAGCATTCTGATAAGCATCCTCACTTTCATAACCTCCCCCTTTCATCTGAAGAAAACAAGTAGACAACAGGAAACGATTTACTAAGGATCCATTTGGTACAGATAAGCAAAATCTAAATCTAACCAGCTCGTTTGTGTTCACTGCAACCGTCTGTAATCTCTGACCTCTGTGTACAGCAGAAAGGGACACAAAATTTCCATAAAATAGAATTATGGCTATcctataaatacatataaattatagatataaattatgaatataaatatataatacaaacTTTGTTAGCAGCAGCATTGACACTGGGCCTGGCATCAAAAATGAAGAGTTTATGCGACTGAGCATTAGCATCCATGATCGCCTGGAGATATTTCTCATCCTCTTTGCTGCGTTTCCCATTCACCCCAACCATTGGCTGACTGCAGCGTGTCACTGTTGCCTGGCTCTCTGGATGGATCCATGACAACACCTACACACAGAGTACGAGAGAATATTAGTCTGATAAACCAGCTGCACAGTAAATTATTACGCTGGTGTTGAAGAGTGGCCACTTACAGGTATTCTTCCCTTTGCTCGGAAGGCAGCTACCCTTTTGAGCTCTTCATCTGGTATGTTGACAGGCACAGCAAGAGTTGATGGGTAAGTGTCGCACAGGTCGTAATGATCATTTACTTTTGTTATCCTCCAGCTTTCATTGGGTATACCcttgaaagaaataaaataatgtaataagcCTTTAACACTTAGCTTAGCAGATGGGGTCATCTATAATACCTGTCTTTTGTACTCCGAGACAGCGTCATACACCTTCCATCCATTTTCAGGAAAAACCTGACCATATTCAAAGGCAAAGATTTGCTATGGAGAGTgggaaacaaaaaatatcagTTGGTTGGCAGTATGGAGCTACAGTGTGAGAGACATTATGGCTGGGGGACCACTCACCAGCCCATTGGAAACAGGAAAAGCAAATTTCATCAGCACTTCAAAAATTGACTTCCTGAGTGTGTCCtccatctgtttgtgtgcaaatC is from Channa argus isolate prfri chromosome 22, Channa argus male v1.0, whole genome shotgun sequence and encodes:
- the mtmr2 gene encoding myotubularin-related protein 2 isoform X3; this translates as MEKSGSIDSLGSKRTSSRQPSVDSLSSTSTSRSDRSAQVKPSSAISSDSVSTSAEFSPELRMKPKTPAKQVLRDSDKEEPQLLPNETVQDMALDVTYFCPFIGALRGTVTVTNYRLFFKCMDREPTFVLDLPLGVVSRVEKIGSASSRGDVSYGLVCKDMRNLRFAHKQMEDTLRKSIFEVLMKFAFPVSNGLQIFAFEYGQVFPENGWKVYDAVSEYKRQGIPNESWRITKVNDHYDLCDTYPSTLAVPVNIPDEELKRVAAFRAKGRIPVLSWIHPESQATVTRCSQPMVGVNGKRSKEDEKYLQAIMDANAQSHKLFIFDARPSVNAAANKMKGGGYESEDAYQNAELVFLDIHNIHVMRESLRKLKDVVYPNIEDSHWLSNLESTHWLEHIKLILAGALRIADKVESGKTSVVVHCSDGWDRTAQLTSLAMLMLDGYYRTIRGFEVLLEKEWLSFGHRFQLEIPKRTVSLWSYINSQMEEFTNPLYVNYSNHVLFPVVSLRHLELWVGYYIRWNPRMRPQEPVHQRYKELLAKRAELQKRVDELQREMTNRSASSSSERPGSPTRSITPVQTFV
- the mtmr2 gene encoding myotubularin-related protein 2 isoform X2, whose amino-acid sequence is MEKSGSIDSLGSKRTSSRQPSVDSLSSTSTSRSDRSAQVKPSSAISSDSVSTSAEFSPELRMKPKTPAKVLRDSDKEEPQLLPNETVQDMALDVTYFCPFIGALRGTVTVTNYRLFFKCMDREPTFVLDLPLGVVSRVEKIGSASSRGDVSYGLVCKDMRNLRFAHKQMEDTLRKSIFEVLMKFAFPVSNGLQIFAFEYGQVFPENGWKVYDAVSEYKRQGIPNESWRITKVNDHYDLCDTYPSTLAVPVNIPDEELKRVAAFRAKGRIPVLSWIHPESQATVTRCSQPMVGVNGKRSKEDEKYLQAIMDANAQSHKLFIFDARPSVNAAANKMKGGGYESEDAYQNAELVFLDIHNIHVMRESLRKLKDVVYPNIEDSHWLSNLESTHWLEHIKLILAGALRIADKVESGKTSVVVHCSDGWDRTAQLTSLAMLMLDGYYRTIRGFEVLLEKEWLSFGHRFQLRIGHGDKNHTDADRSPVFIQFIDCVWQLTRQFPAAFEFNEYFLVTILEHLYSCLFGTFLCNSEQQRLKEEIPKRTVSLWSYINSQMEEFTNPLYVNYSNHVLFPVVSLRHLELWVGYYIRWNPRMRPQEPVHQRYKELLAKRAELQKRVDELQREMTNRSASSSSERPGSPTRSITPVQTFV
- the mtmr2 gene encoding myotubularin-related protein 2 isoform X1, with the translated sequence MEKSGSIDSLGSKRTSSRQPSVDSLSSTSTSRSDRSAQVKPSSAISSDSVSTSAEFSPELRMKPKTPAKQVLRDSDKEEPQLLPNETVQDMALDVTYFCPFIGALRGTVTVTNYRLFFKCMDREPTFVLDLPLGVVSRVEKIGSASSRGDVSYGLVCKDMRNLRFAHKQMEDTLRKSIFEVLMKFAFPVSNGLQIFAFEYGQVFPENGWKVYDAVSEYKRQGIPNESWRITKVNDHYDLCDTYPSTLAVPVNIPDEELKRVAAFRAKGRIPVLSWIHPESQATVTRCSQPMVGVNGKRSKEDEKYLQAIMDANAQSHKLFIFDARPSVNAAANKMKGGGYESEDAYQNAELVFLDIHNIHVMRESLRKLKDVVYPNIEDSHWLSNLESTHWLEHIKLILAGALRIADKVESGKTSVVVHCSDGWDRTAQLTSLAMLMLDGYYRTIRGFEVLLEKEWLSFGHRFQLRIGHGDKNHTDADRSPVFIQFIDCVWQLTRQFPAAFEFNEYFLVTILEHLYSCLFGTFLCNSEQQRLKEEIPKRTVSLWSYINSQMEEFTNPLYVNYSNHVLFPVVSLRHLELWVGYYIRWNPRMRPQEPVHQRYKELLAKRAELQKRVDELQREMTNRSASSSSERPGSPTRSITPVQTFV